Genomic window (Aethina tumida isolate Nest 87 chromosome 4, icAetTumi1.1, whole genome shotgun sequence):
aaagatAGGACCTGTCTGGTGGTATTGGCTTGTATCCAAATTCAACACCCATTGTCTGGGCCAGTTTCACCCtcactaaaataatatattaaattgtcttaAAGATTATAAATGAAGGTTTACTCACTTTCGTTCATGCTTTCGTACGGCGAGGTTTTTTCGGCAGGTGTGGAATATTTGGCGTGCGGTATCATGCCGCTGAAACTACAATGAATTACGGTATAAATCGTACTGGATATTAATCTAACTGTTTGGGAAATCAAAggtcaataaaaaatgatttacataCTTTGCGGCCCTGTAGTTAACAACGCGTCTCGCATTCCGCAATccgaaattcaataattttgaagtCATGTTTATACTGTCCGGCAATACTGTTTCTGAGATAATGAACAATCAACCAAgtctattttgaaatttaaaaaatattcgcaATATTTGCACAAGTGACGTAATTATTCAAGGTTAGGGCATTTGAACTTCTATTAACAGTACGTTAGAATTACTAACGACTAACCATTAGAACTACTAAGAGTTCGCATTTTGCAACTACCGTGCTTTTGACATCGCCACAACGGCTTGACAGcactcaaaaataaaatgcaaaatggCCACGTCTAATgttgatgaaaattatttttcaaaaacattagaCGAAAATAACATACAATGGGTGCCACTCAGTCTGACCCTGGTTGAATATCCAAAAGGTAAGGGTGAATCTAACGTGCACTTTCACCCCCTCATCATTGACCTGGAAACCTGTGACATTTTCCTGTTTCAGGTGATCTCATTGGCAAATTTATGGCGTTCATAAGTCTGGCCCCCTTTGGAATAGGTGCGGGTTTTGTGGCGCTAATCCTGTTCAGGAGGGATCTACATACTGTAAGTGTTGATGGGGTATGATTTGGACTGTTACTCATGGGGTTTTGTTGCAGATTACGTTTTTCATAGGTACTTTGTGCTCAGAAGtacttaattattgtataaaacacACTGTTTGCGAGGAGAGACCTTTGAGGAGGGATCACCAATATGTAGAATATGGAATGCCTTCATCACATTCTCAGTTCGTGTGGTTTTTTGCcacatatgttatttattttgtatttattaggTGGGTTTTCATTTATAGTTgctatgtatttattaataatttgattgttttaaGGTTACACCACTTGAATAACAACACCATAATAGAAAATGTATCAAAGTTCTTGATAATTTCCTCGTCTGTTGTTATGGCATTGCTGGTTTCGATATCTAGAATATATTTGCACTATCATACAATTGCTCAAGTACTATGTGGGGCGCTTGTGGGGGTGCTGTTTGCAACTGTATGGTTTGCCCTCACCTATTTAGTGTTCACGCCACTTTTCCCGCAAGTGGTCACCTGGTAATGACCTTAAGctaaacaaaacaacaataaattgacCTATTTATTGCAAATTTACAGGAGGATATCGGAGATCCTGTTGCTGCGCGACACGACGCTGATACCAAACGTTCTGTGGTTCGAGTACACGAACACGCGGCAGGAGGTGCGTGCCAGAAGTCGTAAACTGGTCAGTATGAAGTCACAATGACACTTGTTGGACGACGGTTTCGGGCTGCCGTTGCCGGTCGGCGCGACCCTGTTGCGGTACTGCAGGTCGGTGCTGCCCTGGCCGAGGAAACGGTAAACGAGAACCGCCATCCGTACACACACGCATCTTCACACGTTCGTTTAGTCAACCGCCGGGACAGTACAATCAATAATTGGGTTTTGGGGAAGGAAACTGCGGCTGAGGTTGTCGGTTTTTTGTTCAAAGTACACTGTACAACAAGGGGTGGATTCTGGGGTATTTTTTGACTAGTTTGCGGGATTTTTGCTATTGAAAATTCATGTAACAACCCAATTTGGTGTGTtatctaaagaaaaacaacaaacatGTTGAATTATATGTCAAATTACTGATATCCATTGTGGTAGTAGtacctttaatttaaataaaaattatgtttgtcAAAATCCCAATCTTTAACcaaattatagattaaatttcgaattaaaaaatgtaaaatgtctaTAATCTCTAAGTGtaaataatctttattatcaaaatactaattatagactaaatttcaaattaaaaaatgtagaacATCTATAATCTCTATCAAGTGAGTTTATATTTAGATACATTGCATAAACAGCATTTatgaatttgataattatttttcttatcaattttaaatatataacattataaagaaaatatattcaaagtaAAAGAATATACATAGATTTGTTGTACAGTGTAGTCGTCGTTGTCAACTTAGACACAGTTTCATGAGTGTGTTGATCTGAAAAAAATGGTATCTgagaaattgtcaatttttaagaaatggtTCGATATTTTTtcgatattaaaatacaaatactatgcggttgagttgtaaatatactgcaaaaaataatatacatatatgtttTGTACAATATTCAATGTTGATACTGTAACCCCTTATAAGTGTATAtcaaacttaaaatttgatcCGTATATTTTTCCTTAATGTTCAATCAATGTTGGAGATGTTAACTTAGTTCCGATTCGTGTGAAATTCTCTAAGTACACACTCACGTTAGTGGACATTATAGAAATGCCCACGATTTTATAGTATAATTTCAGTAACTCTAAAAACGTTgtaaaaactaaactttatACAAATGTacacttgtttttattctGTCCACGAATGTGAGTGCACGATAATTTTCGCCCACGTTACCACGCGGGCACAAACCAGACTGATATCAAATATTCAAGATAAGACTACAGTAGCctctaaaaaaaaacaaaacatgacAAGACATAAGCACTAAACGTTACACAAAAGAAAAACGATTATACAAAAACACTTTTTTGCGTAATGCCGTTTAGTTCTGCCACAAACGTAACACCAAGAGGCAAAATTAGTTAGAGtccttaaaataatatccGCACGGTGTGTAAGTCGGAACGTTCAACTTCTGAGTCCACATGGTGTCGATTGTGAAGACTATAGACGATACAGTAGCTGCTACTAACATCAACTTagatgatatatatatatatttttttctcgttCACCAAATTGACAatatattaaagctttaatagtAAGTCATGAAAACCATTATTTAGTTTAGtctcaatttaaaagttacagtTGGAACTTTTAAAATCGGGATTTTGTTTTTGAGCAGCTATGAAATTATTACTGGTTTCTTTAAATAGTGGCAgcgtataatattattatttagttttacacatttctaatcaatattaattcctAAGACAGCAATCATTAATGTACTTACTAACAGTTTGACTGATTTTTCTTGTTCTAGAAGAAATTGTATACTAgtatagttaattataatatatttagatcCCAAAACTCAAGCCTGCAATGAATTCCCAATTAGAAACAACTCGTTTCACAGGTCgcttttacatattatttaattgttaattgattGCATACttgagtttatatttaatgtcatAAATGTTTCCCTTAAAGTGCTTTAATTaagtatacaaaaatttattattatgaattaatcaaattcaattaaacaaatgttattttgtaattcCTACGTtctcatcaattttaattggtatTTCTGTACATTCCCGGGGAAGCCgtgaatttgattaatttaaggCTAATTGAAGTGACCAAAAATCCAACGTTTGTGCAATATATGACTTTTTTGTATAAAGCGGCGAAAATGACGGAAAAATTAGGAGAAACCCtgctgttaatattttttaggtaattttcgGGTTtgatttttagatatattaattaatttatttaggtaTATgagattgttatttataaaacgatATTCGTTTaacttattataaacaatgatttaatattattaactgtaTACATTGTCTtctgatattattatatttacgtaATTATTCATGGTGCAGGGTTCCAGATATGGGCTCtccaaaattcaaaatcaaatGAATTACGCACAATGTACAGATTATATGATTTCCATTTATACCTATTGTTTTCGTTGTTTGTATGTTTATAAACTAAGAAATAtagttaataatgtaaattttattacctgattaaattataaattaaacatagcatttgttttatgtatttatatcatCGTCCTCCTCGATGTCACTAAGATTTTTCATGCTTTTAACCTTGTTGATCCTTgcatctaataaatataattattcaatctAATTAATGCTTAAAACAATACTTACTTCTGGCAATAGAAAGAGAACTTCTAGACTCTGGATGTGTGGcaatctaaaacaaaaatttacacaatacACAACAAGACAACAGTTAAAATTGTACAACGGTTTCGTGTAAAGGTTGAGCTGGTTTCAGTAAGGTGAAGTCCGCCTTTTTGCCCATCAACGCTCGGGTTATGGTTGTTGGAGACATTGTTTTGGACCTGATCTGATTAACTAAGTCTTGATCGTCGTTTAGCTCTGGGAAGAGTAGCAGTAAAGGTTGGAGCTCCCCATCGCGATCTATTGTCTGGATTTCACTTTCGTCATCGCCAATCGTCCCTGAAATATTCACACTTCTAGAAGAAACAAACGGTAAACTACTCCCATGGTGGGACATGACACCGGACGTACCTCCACGTCTTTTTTCCGTTTTGTATAACTTTATTCCGGCCCATTTCGAGTCTCTGGCGGCTAGTTGTTTGCTGTGTTGGCTCTcctaaatgttataaaatagcttatgattttaattatttcagatttacTGACTTGGAGTCCTGAGGTGCCTTGTTCACTTTCTGCATTGTTGGTTTTgtccatatattaaaataaattcgtttccattttactgaaaatttaacCTACTTTCTATCCTTGCTTGTCAGTGTcaaacttattaaaacaaccgtttaaaatgtacaatattttatttagtaataacaTTCAACAAGAGCTTgactaacaatttaataaacaactaCACTAATAACACATTTGAAGGGATAAATATTAGGTATTGATTCTCTTAAAGCCTGATAATAGACGAATTTTCAATTGCACCAAATTATTGACTAAGATTATTGCATTCAATATGAGTAATGCACGAAATTTCATATCAATATCCAATAGACATTTAATTTGAGTATGTAAAACTATAACTAAAGCAGTACAATATTAAACCTATAACTAAATCAATGTCTTTTTATAAGgaatgacaatatttaaataattaataatttgagataaaaaaataaatattctaatttaatatattttggtaacaataattcaacgtAAAACGTATTTTAAAGATACAACAGGAGGAATGACACTTTTCGTTTTGACCTTTCCGACAACACAATAAAACCACGGTGAATTAAGAAATGGTTTCCAGAAAGGCTTTAGGCACTCTGCCCTTTTCATTCCCTCTAATGCCCAATAAATAATCCTCGTCGTTGATTTCTCTCACCAGTATTACCTTGAAAACAACACAAACTGTAAAGAactcattataaaaaataataaaaaactatattattattattattttagtttacctCGTTTGCGCTTAAGTTGAGCTCAGTCGAATCCTTGGCCTCGTAATCATAAAGTACTCTCGCTCTGTTCGTATCGATTTGATTTTCCGGCGACGAGTCTTCGCTGTGTATTGAGTTTTGTTGGGTGTTTGGAATGCCGGACAGGCTAGAGTGTagaaaaccaaaaaataaacgtttttactaaccgaaattaattatgtgcaACATACAAAAAGCAAGCTTGGATATgtatttttctgaatattaCCGATATGTTTGCTAATATTCTATATTGACTAAATCTCAACCCTTAATATTGGTGTTACATTTTCCTAGATTACTtgttttgttcattatttaactcactttattttcacaaatatGAGGAATGAGTGAgtgaactaaattaaattatattacgtTAATGACGGATATTAAAAAGGCACAGCTCACAATGAACATACCTAAACTACACTACAACGCCAATTCTACAAGGGAGAATTTGGAAATATTGTCAACATgaggaattattaaatattacacattCAAAAACAAAGTACATTTAGAGTCATAAATGTTAGGAAGATACTGTTAGAAGTTTAAGGGAAGCGTAAGTTGTGTTCAACTGGAGTTATGCatacgtttttaaatattatcattagtggtgtgtttatatttgacattaattaattactttgattgttaattgtgtattaaaataaaaagctggGAGATCCGACCACCAAAACTGAACTTATTTGAGCCTAATTCGTTCCattatctaaagtatttaatagttaattttggTGCTTGGATTCAGTTTTTGGGGGTGTGTTTAAAGTACAGAGTAGTTAGTGTCGTCGCCTGTTATCGAGACGGGGACAAAAGTCGATGGAGAGTTGGAAGAAACGTTAGTATTGTTAGTGATCGGCTCTAGATCTTCGCTGTTAAGTCGTAAAACCGGCCCAGGTTTTGTGGAGCTGAAACATTCACATGCTCAAGCTCAcaacatgaaaaattatttaattatgtaactaTTAATGATAAAACCTACAAAATTCCAATAAAGCAATAGATATTAATCAGACACAAACAATTTGATAAGCAACTCACCTGGCTAGTTCCCTTTGCAGTTCAGTCATGATTGTTGTACACTGGGAGTAAAATCTGGCCTGGGTCTCGACGAAATCGTGCAAACACCTTAAATGTTGGGCGTGTGAGCTGGAGACTCCTTCCAACAGCAATTTTGTAATCTCTGTTTGTCTATCAAATTCTGATTGGGCAATCCTCAAGTCTCTTTCAGCCTATAAATATGACAGTCTtacttgatttaatatttaaaatataagttttgtgtggcattttttaaaaatactactgtatgaaaataaaactgaagtgTGTGTCATGTTGTACTGTCACAAACCTGCTCTAGAAGTACTTCAGGAGATACTCCATCCTTCTGTAcgcatgaaatattttatattgaataaagaTCTAAGCATTTATCTacaatctatttattttcatgcAGTAACTTTGCTACACTTACTGATAAAAATGTAGAACTTACCGCTTGTTGCCCCAACATGCCCCTAGCTTTCCTCACCCTATTCTTGCATGAATCCAGATCCAatctaaacaaaaacaatcagTTGCTGTGGCATAAACTGAAGTATTATCATTAACCTTTTGATTTCCAACAGATTTTTCTCTTTGAGTATTGTCTTCATTTCAGTATCCAAAAATTTTCTGAGAGGCTGTGTGAAACA
Coding sequences:
- the LOC109600101 gene encoding dolichyldiphosphatase 1-like, which produces MATSNVDENYFSKTLDENNIQWVPLSLTLVEYPKGDLIGKFMAFISLAPFGIGAGFVALILFRRDLHTITFFIGTLCSEVLNYCIKHTVCEERPLRRDHQYVEYGMPSSHSQFVWFFATYVIYFVFIRLHHLNNNTIIENVSKFLIISSSVVMALLVSISRIYLHYHTIAQVLCGALVGVLFATVWFALTYLVFTPLFPQVVTWRISEILLLRDTTLIPNVLWFEYTNTRQEVRARSRKLVSMKSQ
- the LOC109600113 gene encoding uncharacterized protein LOC109600113 isoform X5, with the translated sequence MGRNKVIQNGKKTWRSVNISGTIGDDESEIQTIDRDGELQPLLLLFPELNDDQDLVNQIRSKTMSPTTITRALMGKKADFTLLKPAQPLHETVIATHPESRSSLSIARNARINKVKSMKNLSDIEEDDDINT
- the LOC109600113 gene encoding uncharacterized protein LOC109600113 isoform X1, which encodes MDKTNNAESEQGTSGLQESQHSKQLAARDSKWAGIKLYKTEKRRGGTIGDDESEIQTIDRDGELQPLLLLFPELNDDQDLVNQIRSKTMSPTTITRALMGKKADFTLLKPAQPLHETVIATHPESRSSLSIARNARINKVKSMKNLSDIEEDDDINT
- the LOC109600113 gene encoding uncharacterized protein LOC109600113 isoform X2; this encodes MDKTNNAESEQGTSGLQESQHSKQLAARDSKWAGIKLYKTEKRRGGTIGDDESEIQTIDRDGELQPLLLLFPELNDDQDLVNQIRSKTMSPTTITRALMGKKADFTLLKPAQPLHETIATHPESRSSLSIARNARINKVKSMKNLSDIEEDDDINT
- the LOC109600113 gene encoding uncharacterized protein LOC109600113 isoform X4, whose translation is MDKTNNAESEQGTSGLQESQHSKQLAARDSKWAGIKLYKTEKRRGGTIGDDESEIQTIDRDGELQPLLLLFPELNDDQDLVNQIRSKTMSPTTITRALMGKKADFTLLKPAQPLHETIATHPESRSSLSIARRSTRLKA
- the LOC109600113 gene encoding uncharacterized protein LOC109600113 isoform X3; the protein is MDKTNNAESEQGTSGLQESQHSKQLAARDSKWAGIKLYKTEKRRGGTIGDDESEIQTIDRDGELQPLLLLFPELNDDQDLVNQIRSKTMSPTTITRALMGKKADFTLLKPAQPLHETVIATHPESRSSLSIARRSTRLKA
- the LOC109600112 gene encoding endophilin-B1 isoform X2, yielding MDFNVKKIVKDAGAAISRVVQYTEEKLGTSEKTELDAHFENLWDRAENTKNFTEKIVRNAEAVLIPNPGNRIEDYIYEKIEKKRPSRLSNLEYLGLDMIEAGSVYGPGTAYGSALIKVGQWEQKLGQNERDFIGSAGMCFTQPLRKFLDTEMKTILKEKNLLEIKRLDLDSCKNRVRKARGMLGQQAAERDLRIAQSEFDRQTEITKLLLEGVSSSHAQHLRCLHDFVETQARFYSQCTTIMTELQRELASLSGIPNTQQNSIHSEDSSPENQIDTNRARVLYDYEAKDSTELNLSANEVILVREINDEDYLLGIRGNEKGRVPKAFLETIS
- the LOC109600112 gene encoding endophilin-B1 isoform X1, whose translation is MDFNVKKIVKDAGAAISRVVQYTEEKLGTSEKTELDAHFENLWDRAENTKNFTEKIVRNAEAVLIPNPGNRIEDYIYEKIEKKRPSRLSNLEYLGLDMIEAGSVYGPGTAYGSALIKVGQWEQKLGQNERDFIGSAGMCFTQPLRKFLDTEMKTILKEKNLLEIKRLDLDSCKNRVRKARGMLGQQAKDGVSPEVLLEQAERDLRIAQSEFDRQTEITKLLLEGVSSSHAQHLRCLHDFVETQARFYSQCTTIMTELQRELASLSGIPNTQQNSIHSEDSSPENQIDTNRARVLYDYEAKDSTELNLSANEVILVREINDEDYLLGIRGNEKGRVPKAFLETIS
- the LOC109600112 gene encoding endophilin-B2 isoform X3 — translated: MDFNVKKIVKDAGAAISRVVQYTEEKLGTSEKTELDAHFENLWDRAENTKNFTEKIVRNAEAVLIPNPGNRIEDYIYEKIEKKRPSRLSNLEYLGLDMIEAGSVYGPGTAYGSALIKVGQWEQKLGQNERDFIGSAGMCFTQPLRKFLDTEMKTILKEKNLLEIKRLDLDSCKNRVRKARGMLGQQAKDGVSPEVLLEQAERDLRIAQSEFDRQTEITKLLLEGVSSSHAQHLRCLHDFVETQARFYSQCTTIMTELQRELASLSGIPNTQQNSIHSEDSSPENQIDTNRARVLYDYEAKDSTELNLSANEFVLFSR
- the LOC109600112 gene encoding endophilin-B1 isoform X4; the encoded protein is MDFNVKKIVKDAGAAISRVVQYTEEKLGTSEKTELDAHFENLWDRAENTKNFTEKIVRNAEAVLIPNPGNRIEDYIYEKIEKKRPSRLSNLEYLGLDMIEAGSVYGPGTAYGSALIKVGQWEQKLGQNERDFIGSAGMCFTQPLRKFLDTEMKTILKEKNLLEIKRLDLDSCKNRVRKARGMLGQQAKDGVSPEVLLEQAERDLRIAQSEFDRQTEITKLLLEGVSSSHAQHLRCLHDFVETQARFYSQCTTIMTELQRELASSTKPGPVLRLNSEDLEPITNNTNVSSNSPSTFVPVSITGDDTNYSVL